A region of Flocculibacter collagenilyticus DNA encodes the following proteins:
- a CDS encoding fatty acyl-AMP ligase, with product MLQTYSLLMDAISDHAKTQPEQHACIFQPRGLETAELLSYQELHDAVQRRAQLLIALGYQGKSLALLYPAGFDFIVNFLACLLAGVVAVPLNVTRNAQQFERTINIIEDANVKAILTTQSTKILLSEQLAQLKSVEQQQLIWITELNATQDISPLPNIQPSDIAFIQYTSGSTSAPKGVMVSHGNIVDNMEAIRSACNHQKGVVTGGWLPQFHDMGLVGHMMHPLYMAGTYVFMPPMNFIQRPSRWLRLIAHYKIACSASPNFGYEHCVNFISEKEDLSDLDLSCWKVALNGSEPVSAHTMSAFSEKFSRYGFNPASFFPSYGMAETTLLISGGPTQSGVSTVTLDKEQLSQGKLCEADSGVKIVNCGAIAPGFNVKIVHPETRLQCQQDEVGEIWVSGNSVAQGYLNNSAKTESDFHAQFIPSDGNRYLRTGDLGFVQNNMLYVTGRIKELLIIRGRNLYPYDIERTCNTYQHASGGNGASVFTYEQDAKTKLAAIVEIKKRVLSTANEQELANDIKALVNEQHEISLDKLLIVKPGTIPKTTSGKVKRSACAELI from the coding sequence ATGCTGCAAACCTACTCATTATTAATGGATGCCATTAGTGATCATGCCAAAACACAACCAGAACAGCACGCCTGCATTTTTCAGCCAAGAGGACTCGAAACGGCCGAACTGTTAAGCTATCAAGAATTACATGATGCCGTTCAGCGTAGAGCACAGTTACTAATTGCTTTAGGCTACCAAGGGAAATCGCTAGCGCTACTTTATCCTGCTGGATTTGATTTTATTGTTAACTTTCTTGCTTGTTTATTGGCAGGAGTGGTTGCCGTTCCACTGAATGTAACCCGTAATGCACAGCAATTTGAGCGCACCATTAACATCATTGAAGACGCCAATGTCAAAGCCATTCTCACCACCCAAAGCACGAAAATATTGCTGTCAGAGCAATTGGCACAATTAAAGTCAGTTGAGCAGCAACAACTCATTTGGATAACTGAGCTCAATGCAACGCAAGATATTTCACCTTTACCCAACATTCAACCTAGCGATATAGCCTTCATTCAATATACGTCTGGATCTACTAGTGCCCCGAAAGGAGTAATGGTAAGCCACGGTAATATTGTGGATAACATGGAAGCCATTCGTAGTGCGTGCAACCATCAAAAAGGTGTTGTTACTGGCGGTTGGCTACCACAATTCCATGATATGGGATTAGTTGGCCACATGATGCATCCTTTGTATATGGCGGGCACCTACGTGTTCATGCCGCCAATGAACTTTATCCAACGCCCTAGCCGTTGGCTGCGCTTAATTGCACACTACAAAATTGCGTGCTCTGCCTCACCTAATTTTGGTTACGAGCATTGTGTTAATTTTATTAGTGAAAAAGAAGATTTATCCGATCTTGATTTAAGCTGTTGGAAAGTGGCACTTAATGGTTCAGAGCCAGTTAGCGCACACACCATGTCGGCGTTTTCTGAAAAATTCAGCCGCTACGGTTTTAATCCTGCGTCTTTCTTTCCTAGCTATGGCATGGCCGAAACTACGTTATTAATTTCTGGCGGCCCCACTCAAAGTGGTGTTAGTACAGTGACTCTTGATAAAGAGCAATTGTCGCAAGGCAAGCTATGTGAAGCCGATTCAGGCGTTAAAATCGTTAATTGCGGCGCTATCGCGCCAGGTTTTAACGTTAAAATTGTACACCCTGAAACGCGTCTACAATGTCAGCAGGATGAAGTGGGTGAAATATGGGTATCAGGCAATTCAGTTGCACAGGGCTACCTTAATAATTCAGCCAAAACCGAGTCTGACTTCCACGCTCAATTCATTCCTTCTGATGGCAATCGTTATTTAAGAACAGGCGACTTGGGCTTTGTTCAAAACAATATGCTTTACGTTACTGGCAGAATTAAAGAGCTACTCATTATTCGAGGTCGCAATTTATACCCTTATGACATCGAGCGTACTTGTAACACCTACCAGCACGCCTCAGGGGGGAATGGTGCGTCGGTGTTTACATACGAACAAGACGCAAAAACAAAACTTGCCGCTATTGTTGAGATCAAAAAACGAGTGCTAAGCACCGCCAATGAACAAGAGCTCGCAAACGATATTAAAGCACTGGTTAACGAGCAACATGAAATATCACTCGACAAATTACTGATTGTAAAACCCGGCACTATCCCTAAAACCACCAGCGGTAAAGTAAAACGTTCAGCATGTGCGGAACTGATTTAA
- a CDS encoding cysteine desulfurase family protein has product MDQQHLSGYFDYNATTPISNEVAESMIPAITQFANPSSSNRYSMLSKKAITETRNNVAQLLNTDANKVFFTSGGSEANNWAIKGVLFKHTAKPGHIITTEIEHASVLDTVNYCVSHFGFEVTYLKPNEHGVINIADVKQALRDDTQLITIMYANNETGVLQPIPAISALAKEHNIPLHVDAVQFVGKRRVDVESLNVDYLSLSAHKFYGPKGIGCLYIKDAKSIIPLIHGGGQELSMRSGTENLVAVIGMSKAAQEASLHVEQWDQDNWACKQHMMTLLKSAPIQIKFNGTTAYQDALSNTLNISIKGIRGEALAARMEIIHSYIISIGSACSNNKTKNISHVLKAMSMDEDDIQSSIRVSFGRFTSLEDVEKFVTTLVAEVQRLLAISEG; this is encoded by the coding sequence ATGGATCAACAACATCTCTCAGGTTATTTTGATTATAACGCAACCACGCCCATTTCAAATGAAGTAGCAGAATCAATGATCCCGGCGATCACACAGTTTGCTAATCCTTCAAGCAGTAATCGTTACTCTATGCTGAGTAAAAAAGCAATTACCGAAACTAGAAACAACGTTGCTCAACTACTGAATACAGATGCAAATAAAGTCTTTTTCACTTCTGGCGGTTCTGAAGCTAATAATTGGGCTATTAAGGGTGTTTTATTTAAGCATACCGCTAAGCCGGGTCATATAATTACAACCGAAATCGAACATGCTTCTGTACTGGATACGGTGAACTACTGCGTCAGTCACTTTGGTTTCGAAGTAACTTACTTAAAGCCGAATGAGCATGGTGTTATTAACATTGCCGATGTTAAACAAGCCCTGAGAGATGATACACAACTGATCACCATTATGTACGCCAACAATGAAACCGGCGTCCTGCAACCTATTCCAGCAATATCCGCACTCGCAAAAGAACATAATATTCCATTACATGTCGATGCCGTGCAATTCGTCGGTAAGCGCCGAGTCGATGTTGAAAGCTTAAATGTAGATTACCTATCGCTCTCTGCTCACAAATTTTATGGGCCTAAAGGTATTGGCTGCTTATACATTAAGGATGCGAAAAGCATTATTCCGCTTATTCATGGCGGCGGACAAGAGCTGTCAATGCGCTCGGGAACCGAGAATTTAGTCGCAGTCATTGGCATGTCTAAAGCCGCTCAAGAAGCGTCTTTACATGTTGAACAATGGGATCAAGATAATTGGGCTTGCAAGCAACATATGATGACGTTGCTTAAATCCGCACCAATACAGATTAAGTTTAATGGCACCACAGCTTACCAAGACGCCCTGTCAAACACCCTTAATATTTCAATTAAAGGCATTCGTGGTGAAGCACTTGCCGCGCGTATGGAAATAATACATAGCTACATTATTTCTATCGGCTCTGCGTGCAGTAATAACAAAACAAAAAATATATCTCATGTATTAAAAGCCATGAGTATGGATGAGGATGATATCCAAAGTTCGATTAGAGTGAGCTTTGGCCGGTTCACCTCACTGGAAGATGTAGAGAAATTTGTAACAACCTTAGTTGCTGAAGTGCAAAGGCTGTTAGCAATAAGTGAGGGATAA
- a CDS encoding iron-sulfur cluster assembly scaffold protein — protein sequence MYNDIIIDNFSDPRNVGDLESADHELEIGNPVCGDRIKVQLSVTDNLINKAVFRAWGCATSVATANIFCRSIEGQTATEIAQRQPQEIEAMLGELEPSQHHCLHILSELHEKLTAQLNVGAA from the coding sequence ATGTATAACGATATTATTATTGATAATTTTTCAGATCCTCGAAATGTAGGTGACTTAGAATCCGCAGACCATGAATTAGAAATCGGTAACCCGGTATGTGGTGATCGCATCAAGGTTCAATTATCTGTAACAGATAACCTCATTAATAAAGCGGTATTCAGAGCGTGGGGATGTGCAACGTCAGTCGCAACTGCGAATATCTTTTGCCGTTCCATTGAAGGCCAAACCGCAACCGAAATTGCACAAAGACAGCCACAAGAAATTGAAGCAATGCTCGGTGAGCTTGAACCGTCACAACACCATTGCCTACATATATTATCTGAACTTCATGAGAAGCTGACTGCGCAATTAAACGTTGGAGCGGCTTAA
- a CDS encoding Sua5/YciO/YrdC/YwlC family protein, with product MDNPAYSPEVQALHDGGVIAYPTEAVFGFGCDPDNEFAVQRILAIKQRPVEKGLILIADNYSQLIKYVDDKRIPIDKRADIFSRWPGSTTWLLPAAPSTPKWLTGQFDSIAVRVTTHPTVKRICNEFGNAIVSTSANRAGEEPVTSADQAIALFGNEVNMVVNESVGSNSQPSQIVCATSGKIIRN from the coding sequence ATGGATAATCCGGCATATTCTCCAGAAGTGCAGGCGCTTCATGATGGAGGCGTGATCGCATATCCCACAGAGGCGGTATTTGGTTTTGGTTGTGATCCTGATAATGAGTTTGCTGTGCAGCGTATTTTAGCGATTAAACAACGTCCAGTTGAAAAAGGATTAATTTTAATTGCTGATAATTATTCTCAACTGATTAAATATGTAGACGACAAACGTATTCCTATTGATAAGCGTGCAGATATTTTTTCTCGTTGGCCGGGCAGCACGACTTGGCTATTACCAGCTGCACCTTCAACACCTAAATGGTTAACTGGGCAGTTTGACTCGATTGCAGTGCGAGTGACTACCCATCCAACCGTTAAGCGTATTTGTAATGAGTTTGGTAATGCAATTGTATCTACCAGTGCAAATAGAGCGGGCGAAGAGCCAGTAACGAGTGCTGACCAAGCGATTGCTTTATTTGGTAACGAGGTAAATATGGTGGTAAATGAATCTGTTGGCAGTAACTCTCAGCCAAGCCAAATTGTTTGCGCTACATCTGGAAAGATTATTAGGAATTAA
- a CDS encoding DUF1488 family protein yields MNQRIQFRDNFSINLNKAALSFDAIVDGQIIGCYVPLTHVKADMSSIIDEHHFDWEEQATQLIENEKYNDAGEVWLNQI; encoded by the coding sequence GTGAATCAAAGAATACAATTTCGTGATAATTTCAGTATTAACCTTAATAAGGCGGCGCTGAGTTTTGATGCCATCGTCGATGGTCAGATTATTGGTTGCTATGTACCTCTCACTCACGTGAAAGCGGATATGTCATCAATCATTGATGAGCATCATTTTGATTGGGAAGAACAAGCCACACAATTAATTGAAAATGAAAAATATAATGATGCAGGCGAAGTGTGGCTTAATCAGATTTAA
- a CDS encoding flavin-containing monooxygenase produces MQVLDTVIIGAGQCGLYTAKQLQDKHIDYLLLERNTIGQVWEQRLSGLRLFTSRQFCQLPGLSLPGSQNGFPEASEMGRYLKSYANRFKLHVRENAKVSALTKQAELFLLTLESGEQILARTVINATGSNQTPNVPQISQQLSDSVIQLTAQMPSLDLVPNNSNVVVVGDGASGRQIAGGLAKRCRVSLATGTNRGLPPNKVLGKDLFWWLKSLGILDAGNSTLVAKLLKKRNPVPCADFNNKQLKKLGVAIKSRLLNCAGNTLSFADGNVEDVDMVIWATGYKDNTEWLKLPHCMDENGFIHSQGKTPEPGLFIIGRKWFSCRGSELVLGVAKDVNHIVSLLESHMETQKEMV; encoded by the coding sequence ATGCAAGTTCTGGATACTGTCATTATTGGTGCTGGTCAATGCGGTTTATACACAGCCAAACAATTACAAGATAAACATATCGATTATCTGTTATTAGAGCGAAACACCATTGGTCAAGTATGGGAGCAACGATTGTCAGGTTTACGCCTGTTCACTTCACGCCAATTTTGCCAGTTACCAGGACTTTCGTTACCGGGTTCACAAAATGGCTTTCCTGAAGCAAGTGAAATGGGCAGGTACCTAAAATCATACGCTAACAGGTTTAAGTTACATGTCCGTGAAAATGCAAAAGTAAGCGCATTAACCAAGCAAGCAGAGCTGTTTTTGTTAACGCTTGAAAGCGGCGAACAAATATTGGCTAGAACGGTGATTAATGCTACGGGCTCAAATCAAACGCCAAACGTGCCGCAAATCAGCCAGCAGCTATCTGATAGCGTCATACAGCTTACAGCGCAAATGCCGTCCCTAGATCTCGTGCCCAATAACAGCAATGTCGTGGTGGTTGGGGATGGTGCGTCGGGCAGACAAATTGCTGGCGGCTTAGCCAAACGCTGTCGTGTCAGCTTAGCGACAGGCACAAACAGAGGACTGCCTCCCAACAAAGTGTTGGGTAAAGATTTGTTTTGGTGGTTAAAAAGCTTGGGAATTTTAGATGCGGGCAATTCAACGTTAGTTGCCAAACTTCTTAAAAAACGTAATCCCGTTCCATGTGCAGACTTCAACAACAAGCAGTTAAAAAAGTTAGGTGTGGCCATCAAGTCAAGACTACTTAACTGTGCAGGTAACACGCTTAGCTTTGCTGATGGCAATGTCGAAGACGTTGATATGGTTATTTGGGCCACTGGATACAAAGATAATACAGAGTGGTTAAAGCTTCCCCATTGCATGGATGAAAATGGCTTTATTCATAGCCAAGGTAAAACACCTGAGCCTGGCTTATTTATTATTGGGCGCAAGTGGTTTAGCTGTCGAGGTTCAGAGCTAGTGTTAGGCGTTGCCAAGGATGTAAACCATATTGTGTCGCTACTGGAGAGCCACATGGAAACACAAAAGGAAATGGTATGA
- a CDS encoding LuxE/PaaK family acyltransferase — MELHNILTQAGLDPVKVALSSAKQLYAMPESQLLEFKSSLIFESFQFHYANNAFYRAACDDKNVTPEMITSPDDLIKLPLIPIHLFKANDNHKLLSKSLKNVELEMRSTGTSGIPSVSRRCSDTVDNVILGIYAMYREFFEISKGAGLYLCPSNEEIPEMGMIKALNLMAGLLDTHKFMVKNDSFAPEDALEQLSVWENNFDRHIIGPPFLINRFIRFLKATNQKIKLDKNTLIITLGGWKRFSGEMLSRTEFNNECMEYLGVEKHQIRDIYALVESNVVAIDDEQGVKHVSPYIHFSVRDPKNLDKEVAINEVGQLAILDPLSRSTPGFILTEDLVRLLPKSENDPRSGQRVEYVMRLPESTEFGCCAVNLDKQLDDNEEQHAGACPVVA; from the coding sequence ATGGAATTACACAACATATTAACACAAGCAGGGCTTGATCCTGTTAAAGTCGCGTTATCGTCAGCAAAGCAACTTTATGCAATGCCTGAATCTCAATTATTAGAGTTTAAATCTTCTCTTATCTTTGAGTCCTTTCAGTTTCATTATGCTAATAATGCGTTTTACCGTGCCGCATGTGATGACAAGAATGTTACCCCAGAAATGATTACGTCGCCTGATGACTTAATCAAGCTACCATTAATCCCAATTCATCTGTTTAAAGCGAATGATAATCACAAACTGTTATCTAAAAGTCTGAAAAATGTTGAATTAGAAATGCGTAGTACTGGTACCTCTGGTATCCCAAGCGTATCTCGTCGCTGTTCAGACACAGTAGACAACGTTATTTTAGGCATTTATGCCATGTATCGTGAGTTTTTTGAAATTTCTAAGGGCGCAGGCTTGTACCTTTGTCCATCTAATGAAGAAATTCCAGAAATGGGCATGATCAAGGCGCTTAACCTAATGGCAGGGTTATTAGATACCCATAAGTTTATGGTGAAAAATGACAGTTTTGCACCTGAAGATGCCCTTGAACAATTGTCAGTCTGGGAAAATAACTTTGATCGCCACATTATAGGTCCTCCATTTTTAATTAATCGTTTTATTCGTTTCTTAAAAGCGACTAATCAAAAAATCAAACTAGATAAAAATACATTAATTATCACGCTAGGTGGCTGGAAACGCTTCAGTGGCGAAATGTTATCTCGCACCGAGTTTAACAACGAATGTATGGAGTATTTAGGTGTAGAAAAGCATCAAATACGTGACATTTACGCCTTAGTTGAGTCAAACGTGGTAGCGATTGATGATGAGCAAGGCGTTAAGCATGTGTCACCTTATATCCATTTTTCAGTACGTGACCCTAAAAATTTAGATAAAGAAGTAGCAATCAATGAAGTGGGCCAATTAGCCATACTTGATCCGCTTTCACGCTCAACGCCTGGCTTTATCCTTACTGAAGACTTAGTACGTTTATTACCAAAATCAGAGAATGACCCGCGCAGTGGTCAAAGAGTTGAATATGTTATGCGTTTACCAGAGTCAACCGAGTTCGGTTGTTGTGCAGTAAACCTAGACAAACAGCTTGATGATAATGAAGAACAACACGCAGGCGCCTGCCCAGTCGTCGCGTAA
- a CDS encoding helix-turn-helix domain-containing protein, producing the protein MNKHGCIELKPSVWIKDSIILFYGAALDAEKHQHHAIQIVWSTKGAKCEWPEGKLSGSFIIGSQVEHQLQLKEGWLLLVEPQSILGLSLQHLLDTSPVISINDLVTHCPVPVNPIIDPISAITPLFEQLNLPLNFSVDSSEITDKRIQKLMQKLNLCLVGECQKPANWRAANVASELCLSESRFLHLFRQQVGIAWRPYLRWRRLFCASNAIAHGASATEAAHSAGFSDGAHLSRTFRSMFGLSITQIKALLFKK; encoded by the coding sequence ATGAATAAACATGGATGTATAGAATTAAAACCTAGCGTGTGGATTAAAGACAGTATCATTCTTTTTTACGGTGCCGCATTAGACGCTGAAAAACATCAACATCACGCAATTCAAATTGTGTGGTCAACCAAAGGTGCAAAATGTGAATGGCCTGAGGGTAAACTGTCTGGAAGCTTTATCATTGGTTCACAAGTCGAACATCAACTTCAGCTCAAAGAAGGCTGGCTATTATTGGTAGAGCCGCAAAGTATTTTAGGCTTATCGTTACAGCACTTACTTGATACGTCCCCAGTAATTTCAATTAATGATTTAGTAACCCACTGCCCTGTTCCAGTTAATCCTATTATCGATCCAATATCAGCCATCACCCCGCTATTTGAACAGCTCAATTTGCCTTTAAATTTTTCAGTCGATAGTAGTGAAATTACGGATAAACGCATTCAAAAATTAATGCAAAAGTTAAATTTATGTTTAGTTGGCGAGTGTCAAAAACCTGCCAATTGGCGTGCAGCTAATGTCGCATCGGAATTGTGTTTATCAGAAAGTCGCTTTTTACATTTATTCAGACAACAAGTCGGCATCGCTTGGCGACCTTATTTAAGATGGCGTAGGTTATTTTGCGCCAGTAACGCAATTGCCCATGGCGCCTCCGCCACAGAAGCTGCCCACAGCGCAGGTTTTTCGGATGGTGCACACTTAAGCCGCACCTTTAGATCAATGTTCGGTTTATCCATCACACAAATTAAAGCGCTTCTTTTTAAAAAGTAG
- a CDS encoding acyl carrier protein, which yields MNKTFSKEELITEITDYIASKIEGFSLEQHIDTSFSRLGLDSAGHVQLTTVIEDYMQIEVAPTLAFDYPTVNALVNHLTESSTPNLEKVPS from the coding sequence GTGAATAAAACATTTTCAAAAGAAGAGCTTATTACTGAGATAACAGATTACATCGCCTCAAAAATTGAAGGCTTTTCGTTAGAACAACATATTGATACTTCGTTTTCTCGTTTAGGGTTAGATTCAGCTGGGCATGTTCAGTTAACTACCGTTATTGAAGATTACATGCAAATTGAAGTTGCCCCAACATTGGCGTTTGATTATCCAACAGTTAATGCATTAGTGAATCATTTAACTGAAAGCTCAACCCCTAATTTAGAGAAGGTGCCTTCATAA
- the purE gene encoding 5-(carboxyamino)imidazole ribonucleotide mutase produces the protein MANAFVAVLMGSDSDLPVMKSTLEVLKSFNIDYEVKVTSAHRTPAATHEYVTQAEERGCAVFICAAGLAAHLAGAVAGITTCPVIGVPIDAGPLQGHDALLSTVMMPGGVPVATVAIGKAGAKNAGYLAAQMLAVGDAELRQRVKEDRQANAAAVIAKDQSLQEKLKSL, from the coding sequence ATGGCAAACGCATTTGTAGCAGTATTAATGGGATCTGATTCAGATCTTCCTGTAATGAAATCAACGTTAGAAGTGTTAAAATCATTTAACATTGACTACGAAGTTAAAGTCACCTCCGCTCACCGCACTCCAGCAGCAACACACGAATATGTTACCCAAGCAGAAGAAAGAGGCTGTGCAGTATTTATCTGTGCTGCAGGCTTAGCTGCACACTTAGCGGGTGCCGTTGCTGGTATCACGACTTGTCCAGTAATTGGTGTTCCAATTGACGCTGGTCCATTACAAGGTCATGACGCCTTACTTTCAACAGTAATGATGCCAGGTGGTGTACCTGTTGCAACTGTTGCGATTGGTAAAGCAGGTGCAAAGAATGCGGGCTATTTAGCGGCGCAAATGTTAGCAGTTGGCGATGCTGAATTACGTCAACGAGTTAAAGAAGATCGCCAAGCAAATGCTGCTGCGGTTATTGCTAAAGACCAGTCACTTCAAGAAAAACTCAAGTCTCTATAA
- a CDS encoding group II truncated hemoglobin has translation MIKKLSQLLTPKKPRDTNARQPIDELLKAPYDAIGGEAATRAIANRFYDIMASDPFAKELYAMHPQPLDRIRQVFFEFLSGWLGGPALFEEKYGHPRLRQRHMPFKITPQLRDQWLHCMNKTLDIEIDTPLLRAKLKQSLAQLATHMINSD, from the coding sequence ATGATTAAAAAGTTAAGTCAATTACTGACACCAAAAAAGCCACGTGACACTAATGCTCGTCAACCTATCGATGAGCTATTAAAGGCACCTTATGATGCTATTGGTGGCGAAGCGGCAACACGAGCAATTGCCAATCGGTTTTACGATATTATGGCATCAGATCCCTTTGCGAAAGAGCTCTATGCTATGCACCCTCAACCATTGGATAGAATTCGTCAGGTGTTTTTTGAGTTTCTTTCAGGTTGGTTAGGCGGCCCAGCATTGTTTGAAGAAAAATATGGCCACCCTCGTTTACGACAACGTCATATGCCCTTCAAGATTACACCACAGCTACGTGATCAATGGCTGCACTGCATGAACAAAACATTAGATATTGAAATAGATACACCACTATTACGAGCCAAGCTTAAACAATCTTTAGCGCAGCTCGCAACACATATGATAAATAGTGATTAA
- the aroE gene encoding shikimate dehydrogenase has translation MDTYAVFGNPIAHSRSPLVHQYFAQQFDDVIQYQAILAEKESVKQIFDDFFVIGKGANVTLPFKEFAYEYADILSDYAQQAGAVNTLIKQSDGSILGDNTDGVGLVRDIANLGFDLTNKSVLLLGAGGAARGVLPALLSKQPLKIVVANRTAEKAAKLAEVSPLVDGTSLTNIPHQPYDIVINSTSASIDKRILDIDTTLLKDATLIYDMFYSADGTFFNEWCQQFSSAKTFDGLGMLVEQAAASFYLWRGKRPDSKRVINLLREKIQSESKNTIS, from the coding sequence ATGGATACGTACGCTGTATTTGGTAACCCAATAGCACACTCGCGCTCTCCATTAGTGCATCAATACTTTGCACAACAATTTGATGACGTCATACAGTACCAAGCTATTCTCGCTGAAAAGGAATCGGTAAAGCAAATCTTCGATGATTTTTTTGTTATAGGTAAAGGCGCGAACGTAACACTCCCGTTTAAAGAGTTTGCTTATGAGTACGCAGATATATTGAGCGACTATGCGCAGCAAGCTGGTGCGGTAAACACGCTCATTAAACAATCGGACGGTAGTATTTTGGGCGACAATACTGACGGCGTCGGACTGGTTCGTGATATCGCGAATCTTGGTTTTGACTTAACCAATAAATCTGTGTTGTTGTTAGGGGCGGGTGGAGCAGCACGAGGTGTATTACCTGCTTTATTATCAAAACAGCCGCTAAAAATAGTGGTAGCAAATAGAACCGCAGAAAAAGCAGCTAAACTAGCTGAAGTATCGCCGTTAGTTGATGGTACGAGCCTTACGAATATTCCACATCAACCCTATGACATTGTAATAAATTCGACTTCTGCTAGCATTGATAAGCGTATTCTTGATATAGATACTACACTACTTAAAGACGCTACCTTAATTTACGATATGTTTTATAGTGCGGATGGAACGTTTTTTAACGAATGGTGCCAACAATTTTCATCGGCAAAAACATTCGACGGTTTAGGTATGTTGGTTGAGCAGGCTGCTGCAAGCTTTTACTTATGGCGAGGTAAACGGCCTGATAGTAAACGAGTGATTAATTTATTACGTGAGAAAATACAGAGTGAATCAAAGAATACAATTTCGTGA
- the hemF gene encoding oxygen-dependent coproporphyrinogen oxidase, whose translation MSEVNIQRVQSFLKNLQDRICQGLSECDGSGRFIEDEWLREEGGGGRSRVLKNGTVIEQGGVNYSHVFGEKMPASATAHRPELQGRNFQACGVSLVIHPYNPYVPTSHANVRFFLAEKEHAEPVWWFGGGFDLTPFYVFEEDAKHWHQVAKAACDPYGEEVYKKFKHWCDEYFYLKHRDETRGLGGLFFDDLNEWGFERSFQFMQDIGNAYLEAYIPIVNRRKNTPFSERERDFQLYRRGRYVEFNLVYDRGTLFGLQTGGRTESILMSMPPLARWEYNYSPEPNSDEANLASYLVPREWL comes from the coding sequence ATGTCTGAAGTTAATATCCAGCGAGTTCAATCGTTCCTTAAAAACTTACAAGATAGGATATGCCAAGGTTTATCAGAGTGCGATGGCTCTGGACGATTTATTGAAGATGAGTGGCTACGAGAAGAAGGTGGCGGTGGACGTTCACGTGTATTGAAGAATGGCACTGTTATTGAGCAAGGGGGTGTAAATTATTCACATGTATTCGGTGAAAAAATGCCAGCTTCAGCGACAGCACACAGACCCGAGTTGCAGGGCCGTAACTTCCAAGCCTGTGGTGTTTCTTTGGTGATTCATCCTTATAATCCTTATGTGCCGACCTCACACGCCAATGTGCGCTTTTTTCTAGCTGAAAAAGAACATGCGGAGCCGGTATGGTGGTTCGGTGGTGGTTTTGATTTAACGCCGTTTTATGTGTTTGAAGAAGATGCTAAGCATTGGCATCAAGTAGCAAAAGCGGCTTGTGATCCGTACGGTGAAGAAGTTTATAAAAAGTTCAAACATTGGTGCGACGAATACTTCTACTTAAAGCACCGTGACGAAACACGTGGTTTAGGTGGCCTATTTTTTGATGATTTAAACGAGTGGGGCTTCGAGCGTTCGTTTCAGTTTATGCAAGATATTGGTAATGCTTACCTCGAGGCGTATATTCCAATTGTTAATAGAAGAAAAAACACGCCTTTTAGTGAGCGAGAGCGCGACTTTCAACTTTACAGGCGTGGGCGTTACGTAGAGTTTAACTTGGTTTATGACCGAGGTACGCTATTTGGCCTGCAAACAGGCGGTAGAACAGAGTCAATATTAATGTCTATGCCACCATTAGCAAGGTGGGAGTATAATTACTCACCTGAACCAAACAGCGATGAAGCTAACTTGGCTAGCTATCTCGTCCCACGTGAATGGCTTTAA